From Humisphaera borealis, the proteins below share one genomic window:
- a CDS encoding glycosyltransferase family 2 protein: MTTTLGNSVHSIRGDHYELRSDPMPTIELKDHVVAPSDAPSPTVSVVIPTYNQPALLRETVASVFVQTFEDYEVVLVDDGSTDQTPLVCSELQHRCGRRLRLISQPNGGIGAARNRGLDESRGKYIALLDHDDLWMPEKLAVQVAFMERHPECVASVVPFVHASGVELQRNGPAFDVSAVTDANGIVDRPLLRLSQNHGFMTTSSVLMFNRAAAGGLRYAERRGAVEDVPFYIKLMARGKFGIAGREALAVYREHAASGSSRPEYYFRGLQQLRAMDRAGEFSDFQGHQRSDLDAYLAYLGRLASMKQIMSGRRLDGIRLYRREFLQQLRHRRWKFLLSFPLLICLPLKLWGGRLPTAKHSTT; encoded by the coding sequence CTGAAGGATCACGTTGTCGCGCCGAGTGACGCGCCATCGCCAACGGTTAGCGTTGTAATTCCGACCTACAACCAGCCTGCTCTACTTCGCGAGACAGTCGCATCGGTCTTCGTGCAGACATTCGAGGACTATGAAGTGGTGCTCGTTGATGACGGCAGTACTGACCAGACCCCACTGGTCTGTTCCGAACTTCAGCATCGTTGCGGCAGACGGCTACGGCTTATCAGTCAGCCAAATGGAGGCATCGGAGCGGCGAGAAATCGTGGGCTTGATGAATCTCGTGGGAAGTACATCGCCCTATTGGATCACGACGACCTCTGGATGCCGGAAAAGCTTGCGGTCCAGGTGGCATTCATGGAGCGTCACCCAGAATGCGTGGCCTCTGTCGTTCCATTTGTTCATGCATCTGGGGTGGAGCTTCAGCGGAACGGTCCGGCGTTCGATGTTAGTGCCGTCACTGACGCCAACGGAATCGTGGATCGGCCACTGCTGCGCTTGTCGCAGAATCATGGATTCATGACGACCTCATCGGTGCTCATGTTCAATCGGGCCGCCGCGGGCGGCTTGCGGTATGCCGAGCGGCGTGGGGCGGTGGAAGACGTGCCGTTCTACATCAAGCTGATGGCGCGCGGGAAGTTTGGGATTGCCGGTCGTGAGGCGTTGGCCGTGTATCGTGAGCACGCGGCGAGTGGTTCGTCACGACCGGAGTACTATTTCCGGGGGCTGCAACAGCTTCGAGCGATGGATCGTGCAGGCGAGTTCAGTGATTTCCAAGGTCACCAGCGCTCTGATCTGGACGCTTACCTTGCGTATCTAGGCCGCCTGGCAAGCATGAAGCAGATCATGTCCGGGCGCCGTCTCGACGGAATAAGGCTTTACAGAAGGGAGTTTTTGCAACAGCTACGGCATCGTCGGTGGAAATTCTTGCTCTCATTTCCGCTGCTCATATGTCTGCCGTTAAAACTATGGGGCGGCCGACTACCGACCGCAAAACATTCGACTACTTAG